The following are from one region of the Knoellia sp. p5-6-4 genome:
- a CDS encoding malate dehydrogenase, which yields MSTTPVKVAVTGAAGQIGYSLLFRIASGALFGPETPVELRLLEITPALKALEGVVMELDDCAFPTLAGVEIGDDPNTIFNGVNHALLVGARPRGPGMERGDLLEANGGIFAPQGKALNEVAADDIRVTVTGNPANTNALIAMSNAPDIPRERFSALTRLDHNRAISQLSAKLGVPVTEITNMTIWGNHSATQYPDLFNAKVSGKNAAETVNDQEWLENTFIPTVAKRGAAIIEARGASSAASAASATIDHARDWALGTSEGDWVSMSVCSDGSYGVPEGLISSFPVTVKDGRWEIVQGLEVNDFSRSKIDASVKELEEERDAVRGLGLIG from the coding sequence GTGAGCACAACCCCCGTCAAGGTCGCCGTCACCGGCGCGGCCGGCCAGATCGGCTACAGCCTCCTCTTCCGGATCGCCAGCGGTGCGCTGTTCGGCCCGGAGACCCCCGTCGAGCTGCGCCTCCTCGAGATCACCCCCGCCCTCAAGGCCCTCGAGGGCGTCGTCATGGAGCTCGACGACTGCGCCTTCCCGACGCTGGCCGGGGTGGAGATCGGCGACGACCCCAACACCATCTTCAACGGCGTCAACCACGCCCTGCTCGTCGGCGCCCGCCCGCGCGGCCCGGGCATGGAGCGCGGCGACCTGCTCGAGGCCAACGGCGGCATCTTCGCCCCGCAGGGCAAGGCCCTGAACGAGGTCGCGGCCGACGACATCCGGGTAACGGTGACCGGAAACCCGGCCAACACCAACGCCCTCATCGCGATGAGCAACGCGCCCGACATCCCGCGCGAGCGCTTCTCGGCCCTGACCCGCCTCGACCACAACCGCGCCATCTCGCAGCTGTCGGCCAAGCTGGGCGTGCCGGTCACCGAGATCACCAACATGACGATCTGGGGCAACCACTCGGCGACGCAGTACCCCGACCTGTTCAACGCCAAGGTCTCGGGCAAGAACGCCGCCGAGACGGTGAACGACCAGGAGTGGCTGGAGAACACCTTCATCCCGACCGTCGCCAAGCGCGGCGCGGCCATCATCGAGGCCCGCGGCGCGTCCTCGGCGGCCTCGGCGGCCAGCGCCACCATCGACCACGCCCGCGACTGGGCCCTGGGCACCTCCGAGGGCGACTGGGTCTCGATGTCCGTCTGCTCCGACGGCTCCTACGGAGTGCCCGAGGGCCTCATCTCCTCCTTCCCCGTCACCGTCAAGGACGGCCGCTGGGAGATCGTCCAGGGCCTCGAGGTGAACGACTTCTCCCGCTCGAAGATCGACGCCTCCGTCAAGGAGCTCGAGGAGGAGCGCGACGCCGTGCGCGGCCTCGGCCTCATCGGCTGA